The following coding sequences lie in one Spinacia oleracea cultivar Varoflay chromosome 1, BTI_SOV_V1, whole genome shotgun sequence genomic window:
- the LOC110804052 gene encoding uncharacterized protein isoform X1, producing the protein MYMLLGRFTIDKFDQFLLLLIVEFAEIQHYQDGTWDTVKRSCVVRDFADICIHSYPVYLKEVRESTSSNELQTLSRQGPFLETTCIPIVARLKRSGKLEKEWQTRKSHQAANEILVLRCKNVGLHSNASVNRY; encoded by the exons ATGTACATGTTGCTTGGACGTTTTACAATTGACAAATTCGACCAATTTTTATTGCTTTTGATTGTGGAATTTGCTGAAATTCAACACTACCAG GATGGAACATGGGATACTGTCAAACGAAGTTGTGTTGTCCGGGATTTTGCAGATATTTGCATTCATTCATATCCAGTTTACTTAAAGGAGGTTCGTGAATCTACAAGCTCAAACGAGCTTCAGACTCTTAG TCGCCAGGGCCCTTTTCTTGAAACAACTTGTATTCCAATTGTTGCTCGTCTCAAGCGCTCCGGCAAG CTTGAAAAGGAATGGCAAACGAGAAAATCACATCAAGCGGCCAACGAGATCTTGGTGTTGAGGTGTAAGAATGTTGGTTTGCACTCAAATGCATCCGTCAATCGTTATTAG
- the LOC110804047 gene encoding cell division control protein 2 homolog C codes for MEATATGREKIALSAMDAFEKLEKVGEGTYGKVYRAREKSTGKIVALKKLVFTKTMKVFLLPLFARSLCFVCFLVIIMSSGKKKN; via the coding sequence ATGGAAGCAACAGCAACAGGAAGAGAGAAAATTGCATTGTCCGCCATGGATGCGTTTGAGAAGCTTGAGAAAGTTGGAGAAGGTACTTATGGCAAGGTTTATCGTGCTAGGGAGAAATCTACTGGGAAGATCGTTGCTCTCAAGAAGCTCGTCTTCACGAAGACGATGAAGGTGTTCCTCCTACCACTCTTCGCGAGGTCTCTTTGCTTCGTATGCTTTCTCGTGATCATCATGTCGTCAG
- the LOC110804048 gene encoding 14 kDa zinc-binding protein, whose product MSNDVIKPHKTASRIQVLASHLLTSNSNSNSNSNSCLSMASEKEAALAAASAPADSPTIFDKIINKEIPANIVFEDEQVLAFRDINPQAPTHIIIIPKVKDGLTGLSQAEERHYEILGRLLHTAKLVAKQEGLDDGFRIVINDGPKGCQSVYHIHVHLLGGRQMNWPAG is encoded by the exons ATGAGCAATGATGTTATAAAACCACACAAAACGGCGAGCCGTATTCAAGTGTTGGCTTCACACCTGCTCacctcaaactcaaactcaaactcaaactcaaactcgTGTTTATCAATGGCTTCCGAGAAAGAAGCTGCTCTTGCTGCTGCTTCCGCTCCTGCCGATTCTCCCACCAT ATTTGACAAGATTATCAACAAGGAAATTCCTGCCAATATCGTGTTCGAGGACGAACAG GTTCTTGCTTTTAGGGACATAAACCCACAAGCTCCGACACACATCATTATCATCCCCAAGGTGAAGGATGGTTTAACTGGACTCTCCCAG GCTGAGGAAAGGCACTACGAGATTCTAGGCCGCCTTCTTCACACAGCAAAGCTTGTGGCAAAACAGGAAGGGTTGGACGATGGCTTTAGGATTGTGATTAATGATGGTCCAAAAGGAT GTCAATCTGTTTACCATATCCATGTGCACCTCCTTGGCGGACGCCAAATGAACTGGCCTGCTGGCTAA
- the LOC130466279 gene encoding phospholipid:diacylglycerol acyltransferase 1-like encodes MEIFSLYGVGIPTERAYIYKLSATADCYIPFQIDTMADSSDECSCLKGGVYNVNGDETVPVLSVGYMCAKAWKGKTRFNPYGMQTFIREYDHAPPANLLEGRGTQESLAIRKATVTERKLLSGK; translated from the coding sequence ATGGAGATATTTTCTTTATATGGAGTTGGAATTCCTACTGAGAGAGCCTATATTTACAAGCTGAGTGCAACAGCAGATTGTTACATTCCTTTTCAGATTGATACAATGGCAGACAGTTCAGATGAGTGCTCTTGTCTCAAAGGAGGGGTTTACAATGTTAATGGAGATGAAACAGTTCCTGTTTTGAGTGTTGGTTACATGTGTGCTAAAGCATGGAAAGGGAAAACCCGGTTTAACCCTTATGGAATGCAAACTTTTATAAGGGAGTATGATCATGCTCCTCCTGCTAATCTATTGGAGGGTAGAGGCACCCAAGAATCGCTTGCCATACGTAAGGCAACTGTTACAGAAAGAAAATTACTCAGTGGAAAGTGA
- the LOC110804052 gene encoding uncharacterized membrane protein At3g27390 isoform X2, giving the protein MYMLLGRFTIDKFDQFLLLLIVEFAEIQHYQDGTWDTVKRSCVVRDFADICIHSYPVYLKEVRESTSSNELQTLSLKRNGKRENHIKRPTRSWC; this is encoded by the exons ATGTACATGTTGCTTGGACGTTTTACAATTGACAAATTCGACCAATTTTTATTGCTTTTGATTGTGGAATTTGCTGAAATTCAACACTACCAG GATGGAACATGGGATACTGTCAAACGAAGTTGTGTTGTCCGGGATTTTGCAGATATTTGCATTCATTCATATCCAGTTTACTTAAAGGAGGTTCGTGAATCTACAAGCTCAAACGAGCTTCAGACTCTTAG CTTGAAAAGGAATGGCAAACGAGAAAATCACATCAAGCGGCCAACGAGATCTTGGTGTTGA